One window of the Micromonas commoda chromosome 9, complete sequence genome contains the following:
- a CDS encoding predicted protein, with product DDDADERVPYSRRPEWADVEPIPQPESANPVVLIDYADEYVDAMDVWRAVYRSRERSRRVLDLTRDVIGMNGGAYTVWHHRWELVSALGVDLAEELRYAGTMARANPKNYQVWNHMRLCSQAMKASGDDARETLAWELNETHTRIALMMDAKNIHAWTQRAWAVRTFGRWTDEMEFTERMIDDDVRNNSAWNQRFFCVVGGLGGFVTSTDDDGNGDGADVVVLAESELAFAKSRLDKSPHNESAWNYVRGIL from the coding sequence gacgacgacgccgatgagcgcgtcccGTACTCCCGCCGACCCGAGTGGGCGGACGTCGAGCCCATCCCCCAGCCCGAGTCCGCCAaccccgtcgtcctcatcgacTACGCCGACGagtacgtcgacgccatggacGTCTGGCGCGCGGTGTACCGATCGAGGGaacgttcgcgacgcgttctGGACCTGAcgcgcgacgtcatcggcatgaacggcggcgcgtacACCGTCTGGCATCACAGGTGGGAGCTGGTGTCGGCGCTGGGGGtggacctcgcggaggagctccggTACGCCGGCACCATGGCGCGCGCCAACCCCAAAAACTACCAGGTGTGGAACCACATGCGCCTGTGCTCGCAGGCGATGaaggcgagcggcgacgacgcgcgggagacgtTAGCCTGGGAACTCAACGAGACGCACACGCGCATCGCCCTCATGATGGACGCCAAGAACATTCACGCGTGGACCCAgcgcgcgtgggcggtgCGAACCTTCGGGCGGTGGACCGACGAGATGGAATTCACCGAGCGGatgatcgacgacgacgttcggaACAACAGCGCGTGGAACCAACGATTCTtctgcgtcgtcggcggcctcggcggatTCGTCACctccaccgacgacgacgggaacggggacggcgcggacgtcgtcgtcctcgccgagtccGAGCTCGCGTTTGCCAAGTCGCGTCTGGACAAGTCGCCGCACAACGAGTCGGCGTGGAACTACGTCAGGGGGATCTTAA
- a CDS encoding predicted protein, with the protein MDPDHPLLARAQAALRKQLEDRKRDVEERIREKEAELNKEKKRREAVGVELYGVQQNLGKLQQQLDRTIEDQAATARARSQAESDLRQLQEWLEARALDAKEQRRTHDSHQKELDDLNATLRQVEAYNEQMKGEIATTRTATYAAEESATRLEKEKMDQDVLIDVLSENLKRLHQAHALAEAQLIAQRKETGAARATLEEAAREMEAINYEKKQLTAQWKTSLVGMARRDEALQATQEALRKQAEETTMIEAETSAYKRQIKEAEGKNEQLTQQLRKMEAEGEFLSKNIDACREKKERLMETHARLTASLEETEAHLEKAHREAKALDDETNKTEKDIAKTTAESREHDERMLANLSEQTTVEKGVQRTIDATREVRRKIRDQEMYVTTLQNEIAKTRVDVLNTQASLATLDETLVVLDAELAEKSRTVDKYEAEIKRRNDDIAKRARDVDRLNKKLEQLSGGDDDGENLGPMEATIKNMNKEVEQKEKENKELQRRWVNWQTELVTMVNENNELTEKTQRLKQEKTLLTARRNRLDQNLTRQKEECGQLSKAMERMHQDMVRINALRDKNAKLHDALVTDNYVLETEIVGELKDLEVEAVTLESKIEARTEEKKRVVAEVVETERQIMLWERKIQLEKETQAALDPDVGGDVVGAMKKEIGRMETRYNELKKRQERLMQEMEKAVYKRELITTKAMLAAASGKNNSHASSSAAARGLAKAGVKSIEQTDAEARAREASVAELEEERARAVDEIEQTESALRELREREEELRRAHEGVERERVRASLEARKNERMLERFRELEIGTRDRAQLDEETVRAEFEKARHRREKLVDAIGDICADAPHLEAHLDRALTLLSL; encoded by the exons ATGGACCCCGACCATccgctgctcgcgcgcgcccagGCCGCCCTCCgcaagcagctcgaggaccGCAAGAGGGACGTGGAGGAGCGGATACGCGAGAAGGAAGCCGAGCTCAAc AAAGAGAAGAAGAGGCGCGAGGCCGTCGGCGTGGAGCTCTACGGCGTCCAGCAGAACCTCGGCAAGCTCCAGCAGCAGCTCGACCGGACCATCGAGGACCaggccgccaccgcgcgcgccagatCCCAGGCGGAATCCGACCTCAGGCAGCTCCAGGAGTGGCTCGAGGCCCGAgcgctcgacgccaaggagcAGCGGCGCACCCACGATTCGCAccagaaggagctcgacgacctcaACGCCACCCTGCGACAGGTGGAGGCGTACAACGAGCAGATGAAGGGCGAGATTGCGACCACTCGAACAGCCACctacgccgccgaggaatcAGCCACGCGgctggagaaggagaagatgGATCAGGACGTGCTCATCGACGTGCTCTCGGAGAACCTCAAGCGCCTGCATcaggcgcacgcgctcgcggaggcgcagcTCATCGCGCAACGCAAggagacgggcgccgcgcgcgccaccctcgaggaggctgcgcggGAGATGGAGGCTATCAACTACGAGAAGAAGCAGTTGACGGCGCAGTGGAAGACGTCGCTGGTGGGCATGGCGCGAAGGGACGAGGCGCTGCAGGCGACGCAGGAGGCGCTGCGCAAGCAGGCCGAGGAGACCACGATGATCGAGGCGGAGACGTCCGCGTACAAGCGGCAGATCAAGGAGGCTGAGGGCAAGAACGAGCAGCTGACCCAGCAGTTGCGCAagatggaggcggaggggGAGTTTCTGTCCAAGAACATCGACGCGTGCcgcgagaagaaggagcggCTCATGGAGACGCACGCGAGACTCACGGCGTCGTtggaggagacggaggcgcACCTGGAGAAGGCGCACAgggaggccaaggcgctcgacgacgagacgaacAAGACGGAGAAGGACATTGCCaagacgacggcggagtCTCGCGAGCACGACGAACGAATGCTCGCCAACCTGTCTGAGCAGACCACCGTGGAGAAGGGGGTTCAACGCacgatcgacgcgacgcgcgaggtaCGGCGCAAGATCAGGGACCAGGAGATGTACGTCACGACGCTGCAGAACGAGATCGCGAAGACCAGGGTGGACGTGCTCAACACCCAGGCGTCGTTGGCCACCCTGGACGAGACGTTAGTGGTGTtggacgcggagctcgccgaaaAGTCGAGGACGGTGGACAAGTACGAGGCGGAGATCAAACGACGCaacgacgacatcgcgaagcgcgcgagaGACGTGGACAGGCTCAACAAAAAGCTGGAGCAgctctccggcggcgacgacgacggcgagaacCTCGGACCGATGGAGGCGACGATCAAGAACATGAACAAGGAGGTTGAgcagaaggagaaggagaacaAGGAGCTGCAACGGCGATGGGTCAACTGGCAGACGGAGCTCGTGACGATGGTCAACGAGAACAACGAGCTCACCGAGAAGACCCAGCGACTGAAGCAGGAGAAGACTCTgctcaccgcgcgccgcaACCGGCTGGACCAGAACCTGACCCGGCAGAAGGAGGAGTGCGGGCAGCTCTCCAAGGCGATGGAGCGCATGCACCAGGACATGGTCCGAATCAACGCGCTTCGCGACAAAAACGCCAAGCtccacgacgccctcgtcacGGACAACTACGTCCTCGAGACTGAAATCGTGGGCGAGCTGAAGGACCTGGAGGTTGAGGCGGTGACGCTCGAGTCGAAGATCGAGGCGAGGACGGAGGAGAAGAAAcgagtcgtcgccgaggttgtcGAGACGGAGCGTCAGATTATGCTGTGGGAGCGTAAGATTCAGCTGGAGAAGGAGACGCAGGCTGCGCTGGACCCggacgtgggcggcgacgtcgtcggcgcgatgaaAAAAGAGATTGGCCGCATGGAGACGAGGTACAACGAGCTCAAGAAGCGCCAGGAGCGATTGATGCAGGAGATGGAAAAGGCGGTGTACAAGCGCGAGCTGATCACCACCAaggcgatgctcgcggcggcgtccgggaaGAACAACTCGCACGCGTcttcatccgccgccgccagagGGCTCGCCAAGGCTGGCGTC AAGAGCATCGAGCAGACGGATgcggaggctcgcgcgcgagaggctagcgtcgcggagctcgaggaggaacgcgcgagaGCCGTGGACGAGATTGAGCAGACGGAGTCGGCGCTGCGAGAGCtgcgggagcgggaggaggagcttCGGAGGGCGCACGAGGGCGTGGAGCGGGAGCGCGTGCGGGCGTCGTTGGAGGCGCGGAAGAACGAGCGGATGCTCGAGCGGTTCCGGGAGCTCGAGATTGGGACACGAGATCGGGCGCAGCTGGACGAGGAGACGGTTCGCGCCGAGTTTGAAAAGGCTCGGCACAGACGCGAGAAGCTGGTGGATGCCATCGGGGACAtctgcgcggacgcgccccaCCTGGAGGCGCACCTCGACCGGGCACTCACGCTCCTGTCCCTGTGA
- a CDS encoding predicted protein — protein MARMNVETAIDKTKAVVVELLQARALNTGADIEPRAWRTMPPPRCPYVVELAPKLPAALVPFAGSAAGLSGFEATAQISKNMRDKKDQIAATAREGAKVVAERDLEAARIEALRPPDAVPEPEPEVIPPPRVTPRDLFALLRNHFAPDGNATTGLRETFHRFDDDGDGALTRVQFRDFVKSAIPDATQRELRHFEHLSVGDGDAPVSLNVLREALRGAQRAFKASKIRAAAVDPRAPAMPDRVRDRAAEVIAPLEGVLIRLKKALDSSDETPREIFDRFDVDEDEHVTEPELKAIVKSLVPTFTADEIRMAMAHVFEHGAEARARFDEDGVELPPAPDGAVAWLAFNDAIRAMNKVVT, from the coding sequence ATGGCGAGGATGAACGTCGAGACCGCGATCGACAAGACCAaggctgtcgtcgtcgagctaCTGCAGGCGAGGGCTCTGAACACTGGCGCGGAcatcgagccgcgcgcgtggcggacgatgccgccgccgcggtgtcctTACGTCGTGGAACTCGCGCCGAAActtcccgccgcgctcgtcccctttgcgggatccgccgcgggcctcaGCGGCTTCGAGGCCACCGCGCAAATATCCAAGAACATGCGCGATAAGAAGGATCAGATCGCCGccacggcgcgcgagggcgcgaaggTTGTGGCGGAGAGAGatctcgaggcggcgaggatcgaggCGCTTCggccgccggacgcggtaCCGGAGCCCGAACCCGAGGTTATCCCCCCGCCCAGGGTCACCCCGAGGGACCTCTTCGCGCTCTTGCGAAATCACttcgcccccgacggcaaCGCCACGACGGGTTTGAGGGAAACGTTCCAccgcttcgacgacgacggcgacggggcgctgACGCGGGTTCAGTTCCGCGACTTTGTCAAATCCGCCATCCCGGATGCCACGCAACGGGAGCTGAGGCACTTTGAGCACCTCtccgtgggcgacggcgacgcgcccgtttCCCTCAACGtgctccgcgaggcgctcagggGCGCGCAGCGAGCGTTCAAGGCTTCGAAGAtcagagccgcggcggtggatccgagggcgcccgcgatgcccgatcgcgtgcgcgaccgcgccgcggaggtcatAGCTCCTCTGGAAGGTGTCCTGATACGTCTCAAGAAGGCTCTGGACTCATCGGATGAAACCCCGAGGGAGATTTTTGATAggttcgacgtcgacgaggacgagcacgTCACCGAAccggagctcaaggcgatcGTAAAGTCCTTAGTCCCGACGTTCACCGCGGATGAGATTCGCATGGCGATGGCGCACGTGTtcgagcacggcgccgaggcgagggcgaggttcgacgaggacggcgtcgagctgccgccggcgccggacgGGGCGGTGGCGTGGCTCGCGTTCAACGACGCCATTCGGGCGATGAACAAGGTGGTCACCTGA
- a CDS encoding predicted protein, producing MAVSTIRVAAARVSPGEWTRRCGRDRGARPTRRPLPAPPRTRASQSSPPASGENLPADAASPEDAFAPDPALAASIDAVTRACDLLLDLGSSCRAHAKPDDTPVTVADLACQALVTQALRQSLGDDVVVIGEEDDAVCIADAATSEAVVEAVARHGGDGATAVEALARRVCVDDESLDALDMRRDAAESTRRRGGKSPVGSVPARPRYFVLDPIDGTKAFIRGVDDPASPQCAVGLARVDPANGAPDLGVLGLPFWRGPPLAPGDGVGVVVAASAGKGCWYKPLFSGEPGGSGWRRARTSTVADVSAATVVTSEGERLENLPIGAALASKTFGGASQTPREVRMGCGSLCKYAAVALDVAQVFVQHPPLDYALKGKRSMVWDHAAGIVCAAEAGATVTDLRGGAVRLGDGEREVRAFEPGGGGILVAAAGIHARCLELYTWGASAGKLGKS from the coding sequence ATGGCGGTGTCGAcgatccgcgtcgccgccgcgcgggtttcGCCCGGCGAATGGACCCGACGGTGCGGCCGCGAccgtggcgcgcgcccgacccgccgcccgctccccgcgcctccacggacccgcgcgtcgcagtcgtcgccgccagcctccgGGGAAAATttgcccgcggacgccgcgtcgccggaggatGCCTTCGCGCCGgaccccgcgctggcggcgtcgatcgacgcggtcacgcgcgcgtgcgacctcctcctcgacctcggATCTTCGtgccgcgcgcacgccaagCCGGACGACACGCCCGTGACGGTCGCGGATCTGGCGTGCCAGGCGCTCGTCACGCAGGCGCTGCGCCAATcgctgggcgacgacgtcgtcgtgatcggcgaggaggacgacgcggtgtgcatcgcggacgcggcgacgtcggaggCGGTCGTAGAAGCGGTCGCCAGAcacggaggcgacggcgccaccgcggtggaggcgctcgcgcggcgcgtctgcgtcgacgacgaatccctcgacgcgctcgacatGCGAAGAGACGCGGCGgaatcgacgcggcgacgaggaggtaAGTCCCCCGTCGGCTCCGTCCCCGCTCGCCCGCGGTACTTCGTCTTGGACCCCATCGACGGAACGAAGGCGttcatccgcggcgtcgacgacccggcgtcgccgcagtgcgccgtcggcctcgcgcgcgtggacccCGCGAATGGAGCGcccgacctcggcgtcctcgggctcCCGTTTTGGCGGGgaccgccgctcgcgccgggcgacggcgtgggcgtcgtcgtggcggcgtccgcgggtaAAGGGTGCTGGTACAAGCCCCTGTTCAGCGGCGAGCCGGGTGGGtcggggtggcgacgcgcgagaacGTCGACGGTCGCCgacgtgagcgccgcgacggtggtgaCGTCGGAGGGGGAGCGACTGGAAAATCTTCcaatcggcgcggcgctcgcgtccaagACGTTCGGCGGAGCGTCGcagacgccgcgcgaggttCGCATGGGATGCGGGTCGCTGTGCAagtacgccgccgtggcgctcgacgtcgcgcaggtGTTCGTCCAGCACCCGCCTTTGGATTACGCGCTCAAGGGGAAGCGGAGCATGGTCTGGGATCACGCCGCCGGTATAGTttgcgcggcggaggctggtGCCACGGTGACTGACCTTCGCGGTGGAGCGGTCAGactgggcgacggcgaacgggaggttcgcgcgttcgaacccggcggcgggggaatACTCGTGGCTGCGGCGGGGATACACGCGAGGTGCCTGGAGCTGTACACgtggggcgcgagcgcgggcaaGTTGGGCAAGTCGTGA